Proteins encoded in a region of the Vicia villosa cultivar HV-30 ecotype Madison, WI linkage group LG5, Vvil1.0, whole genome shotgun sequence genome:
- the LOC131607665 gene encoding protein SRG1-like: MASSSSHVFLGVTDEVINKPDMGIPERFLRPDKQPSILLDQTNPSQTIPVFDFQSLLSADSTQLHNLFSACKDWGFFQVVNHGVSSELLEKLKIEIENFFKLPVEEKTKYKIRQGDFQGYGAVIRCEGQKLDWGDRFFMITNPIERRKPHLFPQLPSSLRDTLETYISELKKLGMKLFELMGKAIKMDLKEVENMFDDGNQSVRMTYYPPCPQPELVDGIIPHSDGSGITILNEVNGVGGLEIKKDGVWIPVKFHPDAFVVNIGDIMEILSNGVYSSIEHRVTVDKEKERFSIAMFFNTKFEAEIGPAKSLISTENPPLFKSMLMEEYSKYFFSRNLDGKTNLERMRI, from the exons ATGGCATCCTCTTCATCTCATGTCTTTCTTGGTGTTACTGATGAAGTTATCAACAAACCAGATATGGGAATACCAGAAAGGTTTCTTAGACCAGATAAACAACCTTCTATTCTATTAGATCAAACCAATCCTTCACAAACAATTCCAGTATTTGACTTTCAATCTTTGCTATCTGCTGATAGTACTCAACTTCATAACTTGTTCTCAGCATGCAAAGATTGGGGCTTCTTTCAG GTGGTGAATCATGGTGTTAGTTCTGAACTGCTTGAGAAGCTGAAAATAGAGATTGAGAATTTTTTCAAGCTTCCTGTTGAAGAGAAAACAAAGTACAAAATAAGACAAGGAGATTTTCAAGGCTATGGAGCTGTGATTAGATGTGAAGGTCAAAAGCTTGATTGGGGTGATAGATTCTTCATGATAACAAATCCTATTGAAAGAAGAAAGCCTCATCTTTTTCCTCAACTACCTTCATCTCTAag GGATACTTTGGAGACATATATCTCAGAATTGAAGAAACTTGGCATGAAACTTTTTGAATTAATGGGAAAAGCCATTAAGATGGATTTGAAAGAAGTGGAAAATATGTTTGATGATGGAAATCAGTCAGTAAGGATGACATACTATCCGCCGTGTCCGCAACCGGAGCTCGTCGACGGGATCATCCCTCACTCGGACGGCTCCGGTATAACCATCCTTAACGAGGTTAACGGAGTTGGAGGTCTAGAGATCAAGAAAGACGGAGTTTGGATTCCGGTTAAGTTTCATCCAGATGCTTTTGTAGTTAATATTGGAGATATTATGGAG ATTCTAAGCAATGGGGTGTACTCAAGCATAGAGCACAGAGTTacagtggacaaagaaaaagagagattttctATTGCAATGTTTTTCAACACCAAATTTGAGGCAGAGATTGGACCTGCCAAGAGTTTGATAAGTACAGAAAACCCACCTTTGTTCAAAAGCATGTTGATGGAAGAATactccaaatattttttttcaagaaatctaGATGGGAAGACAAACTTGGAGAGAATGAGgatttaa
- the LOC131607666 gene encoding oxoglutarate-dependent flavonoid 7-O-demethylase 1-like, producing the protein MERTSLIVPSVQEIVKQPLTTVPDRYVRPHHDRPIISTITPLPQLPVIDLSKLLSQDLNLKQHELHNLHSACKEWGFFQLINHGVSSSLMENVKMGAKEFYNLPFEEKRKFGQREGEVEGYGQAFVMSEEQKLDWADMFFMVTLPPHLRKPHLFPKLPLPFRDHLETYSTVLKNLAIQIIDFMANALKVDTKEIRELFGAAGQSTRINYYPPCPQPELVTGLNSHSDGGGLTILLQGNDVEGLQIKKDGFWIPVKPLPNAFIINLGDMLEMITNGIYRSIDHRATVNLKMERFSIATFYSPGMEGMVCPAPTLVTPNTPAVFKRISVKDFYMGYLGRELRGKSFLDSLRIKNEDEKST; encoded by the exons ATGGAAAGAACATCTCTGATTGTACCCTCTGTCCAAGAAATAGTAAAACAACCATTAACAACAGTTCCAGATCGTTATGTTCGTCCACATCACGACCGTCCAATAATATCCACAATTACTCCTTTACCCCAACTTCCTGTTATTGACCTTAGTAAATTATTGTCCCAAGATCTCAATCTAAAGCAACATGAACTTCATAATCTACACTCAGCATGCAAAGAATGGGGTTTCTTTCAG CTGATTAATCATGGAGTGAGTAGTTCTTTGATGGAAAATGTGAAGATGGGTGCTAAGGAATTCTACAATCTTCCATTTGAAGAGAAAAGGAAATTTGGTCAAAGAGAAGGAGAAGTGGAGGGATATGGTCAAGCTTTTGTTATGTCTGAGGAACAGAAGTTGGATTGGGCTGACATGTTTTTTATGGTTACTTTGCCACCACATTTGAGGAAGCCTCATTTATTTCCCAAACTACCCTTACCATTCAg AGATCATTTAGAGACCTATTCAACAGTGCTGAAAAACCTTGCAATCCAAATCATTGACTTTATGGCAAATGCCCTAAAAGTTGACACAAAGGAAATCAGAGAATTATTTGGTGCAGCAGGTCAATCAACAAGAATCAATTACTATCCACCATGTCCCCAACCAGAGCTTGTTACAGGACTCAACTCTCATTCTGATGGTGGTGGCCTCACAATCCTTCTCCAAGGCAATGATGTGGAAGGTCTTCAAATTAAAAAAGATGGATTTTGGATTCCTGTTAAACCTCTCCCTAATGCTTTCATCATCAACCTTGGAGACATGTTGGAG ATGATAACAAATGGAATTTATAGAAGCATTGACCATCGAGCAACGGTGAACTTGAAAATGGAAAGATTTTCTATAGCTACATTTTACAGCCCTGGTATGGAAGGGATGGTATGTCCAGCACCAACTCTTGTAACTCCAAACACACCAGCAGTATTCAAAAGGATTAGCGTAAAAGATTTCTATATGGGATACCTTGGAAGAGAGCTACGTGGAAAATCATTCCTTGATAGTTTGAGGATCAAAAATGAAGATGAGAAAAGCACTTAG